In Trichocoleus sp. FACHB-46, the genomic stretch TGGAGGCCACCTAAAGGAATAACTTTGAGAGCAGGAGCTGATTGAGTTTGAGTCATGTGTATCCTTAGTACGAGTTTTTTACGAATGTGTAGTTAAGGCAAAAGAGTTGATGAATAGGCCAGTAAAGCGGTGCAAAGTCGAAAAAATGGCTAACTGCACTGGAGGCTCATGGCGGGTCAAAAACTTTTCTAAAATCAAATGTTTGTCAAGAAATAGCCTTACTCAAAGGGAGTAATGAAATATCAAGACATTTGCTAGAACTACAGTGATTCAGAGAGGGTGTGGTTAGAATATTTAGTTGTCTAGAAACTTCAGGGCGATTGCCCTACTCAACTCAGCCAGGATGCTAGAGCAGAGCCAACTCAGCGAGAACAGTCTTCAAGGCTGCGACAACATCGGTGGGTGGATCACAGAGCGGTAGCCGGGAAGGGCCTACCTCCCAACCTCGAAGTTTCATAGCTGCCTTGACAGGAATTGGATTTGTCGTCAAAAACAAAGCCTTAAATAAAGGGAAGAGGCGCAGATGAATTTGTGTGGCTGCCTGAACTTGTCCTTGTTCAAACGCTTGAATCATTTGTTGCAGTTCTGGGCCAACGATATGGCTGGCAACACTGACTACACCTTTAGCTCCTACAGCAAGCAAGGGTAAGGTCAAGGAGTCGTCCCCTGCATACATTGTAAATTCTGGAGGGGTCAATCGTCGAATTTGACTGGCTTGATCTACGTTACCACTGGCTTCCTTGATTGCCACAATATTAGGAATGTCAGCTAAGCGGGCCACGGTTTCGGGTTGTAGGTTTTGCCCCGTCCGACCTGGCACGTTATAGAGCATTAAAGGTAGATCAGGACTTGCTTGTGCGATCGCCTTAAAGTGTTGGTAGAGCCCTTCTTGGGGTGGCTTATTGTAGTAAGGCACAACCTGCAAAGACCCGTCTAAGCCTAGCTTCTCGGCTTTTTGGGTGGCAGCGATCGCTTCTTGGGAAGAATTCGAGCCAGTGCCTGCCATTACCTTAGCTTTGCCTGCGACTGCCTTTTGCACTACCTGAAACAGCTCGTACTCCTCATCCCAACTGAGAGTCGGAGATTCGCCTGTAGTGCCACACACAACCAGGGTATCTGTTCCATTATCGGCTAAATAAGCTGCTAGTTGCTCTGCAACAGAATAATTAACCGTGCCATCTGCTTTAAATGGCGTGAGCATCGCAGTGAGAACGCGTCCAAAATCTACCACGCTCTTTCAACTTCTCCTCATGATGAATAGGTCAGGAATTTTTAGCTGTGAGTCAGCAGTTGTCCTCATCAAGTCGCTAAGGCAGGAGCCGCAGGCTGAAGCAGATTTCTTGCAACCAGTAATTCAGCAATTTGCACTGCATTAAGAGCCGCTCCTTTGCGAATCTGGTCTCCGCTCAACCAAAGTTCTAACCCACAGGGATGAGACAAGTCTTGACGAATTCGACCCACCAAAACTTCGTCACGGCCACTCGCTTCAATGGGCATCGGGAAATAATTAGCTTGCCAATCTTCAACTAATTTGACCCCAGGCGCTTGGCTCAACAATTCTCTAGCCTGAGCCACATCAAAAGGTGCATCAAACTCTAGGTTAATCGCTTCTGAGTGAGCCCGGAGTACGGGAACCCGTATGCAAGTTGCCGTGATTCTGAGATCGGGAGCACCGAAGATTTTGCGAGTTTCATGCACCATCTTCAACTCTTCTTCGCAGTAACCCTGATCAGTCAGCTTAGAGTTGTGCGGGAATAAGTTAAAAGCTAGCGGGTAAGGAAAAACTTCACTAGTAGGAGTTTCACCTTGCAAGATTGCTTTGGCTTGAGTTTTAACTTCTTCCATTGCCCGCGCACCC encodes the following:
- a CDS encoding aspartate-semialdehyde dehydrogenase; translated protein: MGQSYKVAILGATGAVGTELIELLQSRQFPVSELKLLASPRSAGRTLTFQGEELPIEAVGENSFANVDLVLASAGGSISKAWAPKAVAAGAVVIDNSSAFRMDPQVPLVVPEVNPDAAARHQGIIANPNCTTILMSVAIWPLHQIQPIKRIVAATYQSASGAGARAMEEVKTQAKAILQGETPTSEVFPYPLAFNLFPHNSKLTDQGYCEEELKMVHETRKIFGAPDLRITATCIRVPVLRAHSEAINLEFDAPFDVAQARELLSQAPGVKLVEDWQANYFPMPIEASGRDEVLVGRIRQDLSHPCGLELWLSGDQIRKGAALNAVQIAELLVARNLLQPAAPALAT
- the dapA gene encoding 4-hydroxy-tetrahydrodipicolinate synthase, yielding MVDFGRVLTAMLTPFKADGTVNYSVAEQLAAYLADNGTDTLVVCGTTGESPTLSWDEEYELFQVVQKAVAGKAKVMAGTGSNSSQEAIAATQKAEKLGLDGSLQVVPYYNKPPQEGLYQHFKAIAQASPDLPLMLYNVPGRTGQNLQPETVARLADIPNIVAIKEASGNVDQASQIRRLTPPEFTMYAGDDSLTLPLLAVGAKGVVSVASHIVGPELQQMIQAFEQGQVQAATQIHLRLFPLFKALFLTTNPIPVKAAMKLRGWEVGPSRLPLCDPPTDVVAALKTVLAELALL